Proteins found in one Pocillopora verrucosa isolate sample1 chromosome 12, ASM3666991v2, whole genome shotgun sequence genomic segment:
- the LOC131769443 gene encoding uncharacterized protein, producing the protein MQFATDWEFKHVTSSPRYPRSNGKAESAVKIFKSLFKKAFKDNRDPWLALLNYRNTPTKGMKSSPTQHLMSRRTRTLLPTATSLLQPKVLEGVNKKIKVKKQKAKYYQDRTARTLPEIEIG; encoded by the coding sequence ATGCAGTTCGCAACAGATTGGGAGTTCAAGCACGTGACCTCCTCACCAAGATACCCGAGATCTAATGGCAAAGCAGAATCTGctgttaaaattttcaagagtttgttcaaaaaagcttttaaagataATAGAGACCCTTGGCTTGCTCTTCTCAATTATCGCAACACTCCTACTAAAGGTATGAAGTCAAGCCCCACTCAGCACCTCATGTCACGAAGAACCAGAACACTGTTGCCAACAGCCACTAGCCTACTGCAACCAAAAGTCCTTGAGGGAGTGAACAAGAAGATCAAAGTGAAGAAACAAAAGGCGAAGTACTATCAGGATCGTACTGCAAGAACACTGCCAGAGATAGAAATCGGCTAG